The DNA window GTAGGGCATGATGGGCTCTTGCTGGGTCTGCTGCTCATGGCACAAACGAAAGTTTTGGTGGAGGGACTTGCGCCGGCCAGAGGCAGCCTCTGTGGGGCCAGAGAGAGGCTCATAGAGCCCTCCGCTAGGTCCTTCGCCCCACACTTTCAGGGGCACCTCCCGGCTGGCTTCAGCGATGCTCAGATCATCCAATTGGCTGGTGGTCCTTTGGATGCCATGAGCATTGTCCTCCTTGAAGGACTGCTGGGAAGAGTAGAAGTGCTCTTCTTCCATAGGGCTATAGATCTGGGTTTCCTCTTCCACCGCTTTTCCATGATTGGGGAGCGACTCATGGAGGCTCCTCATGCAGAACTGATAATACTGGGTGAGATCATAATTCTGCTTGAGTGGCTGAGTGGAAATGTAGGGGTGCTTCAGGGCTGCGCTGGGGGTGATACGCTCATGGGAGTCCCAGGTCAACATTCTCTTAATGAGCTCCACCATGCTCCTTAGGTCAAAGTACTCGGCCAAGGCCTCACTGTCTGGATAGATCATCTTGTGGACATTCACTGTCTCCATCTGGTCCAGGGACTTCAGCACATACTTCCTCCGTTCCACAGACTTCACTTTGGTGTCCGCCAAGTATTCTGCTGGGGTTTTCAGCTGCCAGGAATTCACCACCTCAGGATGCTGGCTTCTTTTGAAAAAGAGGTGGGCTTTCCTGGCAGCATTGAGAAGGGTGGTCCTGGGCATCCCTTGAGTCTCACAGATGTACCGTATCTGGTCGTATTCATTGTTCCCGGGGTAGAGAGGCCAGCCAAGGTGCAGCTCTGCCATCACACACCCCAAGGACCACATGTCCACTTTCTCACAGAACGGTAGCCCTAACAGTATCTCTGGCGCCCGGTAGAATCGGGATTGGATGTACGGCTCTTTGACATAGCGCACCTCGTTGAAGATGCTGGCAGACCCAAAGTCAATCACCTTGATTCGGAAAGGATACCTCACCTGGTCAACCAACATGATGTTCTCAGGCTTCAGGTCTGCATGGATTATGGAGAGTTCTTTTAGCTTGGCTAAGGCTCTCAGCACCTGTGTGGTCACCGTCCGAATATGTCGGACTGGCAAAGGGGAAAAATTGTGCTCTTTCTGGAAGTCAAAGAGGTTTTGCTCCAACAGCTCAAAGACCAGGTAGAACTTGAGCTCGTCGTGGAAGAATTCGTGGAACTGGACAATGTGAGACTGCTCTGAGTCCACCTCCGCCATCGTCTGTAGCAGCTTCAGCTCGTTCTTGATTATTCTGCTCCGGTAGGAGTCATTTCTCAGGATCTTGATGGCGACCATCTCCCCCGTGCTCCGTTTCCAGCTTTTCACCACTTCCCCAAATGTCCCCTTCCCCAGGATCTCAAACACGTCATAGAAGTCTG is part of the Anolis carolinensis isolate JA03-04 unplaced genomic scaffold, rAnoCar3.1.pri scaffold_10, whole genome shotgun sequence genome and encodes:
- the hipk4 gene encoding homeodomain-interacting protein kinase 4 isoform X2 — its product is MVTIESESDFYDVFEILGKGTFGEVVKSWKRSTGEMVAIKILRNDSYRSRIIKNELKLLQTMAEVDSEQSHIVQFHEFFHDELKFYLVFELLEQNLFDFQKEHNFSPLPVRHIRTVTTQVLRALAKLKELSIIHADLKPENIMLVDQVRYPFRIKVIDFGSASIFNEVRYVKEPYIQSRFYRAPEILLGLPFCEKVDMWSLGCVMAELHLGWPLYPGNNEYDQIRYICETQGMPRTTLLNAARKAHLFFKRSQHPEVVNSWQLKTPAEYLADTKVKSVERRKYVLKSLDQMETVNVHKMIYPDSEALAEYFDLRSMVELIKRMLTWDSHERITPSAALKHPYISTQPLKQNYDLTQYYQFCMRSLHESLPNHGKAVEEETQIYSPMEEEHFYSSQQSFKEDNAHGIQRTTSQLDDLSIAEASREVPLKVWGEGPSGGLYEPLSGPTEAASGRRKSLHQNFRLCHEQQTQQEPIMPYYRNRHGSPKHRKASHHTKLDPPFENLILLGQYSLEDTLSWEKESNTSTNSLPESNGKEDPNYPKGLMLSPKTQRGPAEAFEPAASAMQVAGPITWLPEEDWLSDRGAAPLKAVLHAPRNRHHQLQPPYLQHIASHH
- the hipk4 gene encoding homeodomain-interacting protein kinase 4 isoform X1; protein product: MVTIESESDFYDVFEILGKGTFGEVVKSWKRSTGEMVAIKILRNDSYRSRIIKNELKLLQTMAEVDSEQSHIVQFHEFFHDELKFYLVFELLEQNLFDFQKEHNFSPLPVRHIRTVTTQVLRALAKLKELSIIHADLKPENIMLVDQVRYPFRIKVIDFGSASIFNEVRYVKEPYIQSRFYRAPEILLGLPFCEKVDMWSLGCVMAELHLGWPLYPGNNEYDQIRYICETQGMPRTTLLNAARKAHLFFKRSQHPEVVNSWQLKTPAEYLADTKVKSVERRKYVLKSLDQMETVNVHKMIYPDSEALAEYFDLRSMVELIKRMLTWDSHERITPSAALKHPYISTQPLKQNYDLTQYYQFCMRSLHESLPNHGKAVEEETQIYSPMEEEHFYSSQQSFKEDNAHGIQRTTSQLDDLSIAEASREVPLKVWGEGPSGGLYEPLSGPTEAASGRRKSLHQNFRLCHEQQTQQEPIMPYYRNRHGSPKHRKASHHTKLDPPFENLILLGQYSLEDTLSWEKESNTSTNSLPESNGKEDPNYPKGLMLSPKTQQRGPAEAFEPAASAMQVAGPITWLPEEDWLSDRGAAPLKAVLHAPRNRHHQLQPPYLQHIASHH